From Halobacillus ihumii, one genomic window encodes:
- a CDS encoding TraM recognition domain-containing protein, with the protein MPKKSNDEVAKELSLGVGMLLGILLIFPLIIFAIPFFIAARILKQPKIHLVVSVLAGVVLVFCLMYRSFDYFGIYQYLPFGVSFLEDVFNQTIIFTNVSWVIYFSGGIVTSYIWDVITTYIRSKKVHSIEQEQDEFKTSNEFQRVYQKRHDLNKKAQKRWRKQVMDGKTDKLLLGINQRGKPFHMDFKEVNQHMFVPATTGGGKTVLLLNYIEYALMKNYPVVFIDGKGSAESIDDVRKISEKYGKEIRVFSDVDSLTYNPIRHGNATVITDKLQALVETESQYYVKVNEVLVQTLIQFIDAYDFTRDLWTFEKYLNPKKIKEVLNGDLMEVEESYEETEEKKQKPNYSSFLDEEPEEETESETIIVTKKRKKKVRSDRADRFYKRFFEDWEATDEGELYLFENASVVRLAITALLEKELGQLFREKENGLDLLEVSANKDVLFISFDGSIYDKYIKTIARFIIYDLNFLVSYRNRQKMKEEPILAVYDEFSVYANDKIVDTVNKSRSAGFHCIIATQTIADLRKVDQHLPDQVIGNTNTYAIGQTNNDDEHETWANKIGTYKDPDITTVTERQEGRLKRVDRKADQGTVRLVQKYKITPDEIRNLRTGEFVIFRKAAKDKIDPEVVYVRHPLMD; encoded by the coding sequence TTGCCCAAAAAGAGTAATGATGAAGTCGCTAAAGAATTAAGTTTAGGCGTTGGCATGTTACTGGGGATTTTGTTGATCTTTCCATTGATCATATTTGCGATTCCCTTTTTTATAGCAGCACGGATTTTGAAGCAGCCCAAAATACACTTGGTTGTAAGTGTTCTAGCGGGTGTTGTCCTTGTCTTTTGCTTAATGTATCGAAGTTTTGATTACTTTGGAATCTATCAGTATTTGCCTTTTGGTGTTTCGTTCTTGGAAGATGTATTCAATCAAACGATTATTTTTACGAATGTCTCTTGGGTGATCTATTTTTCCGGCGGTATTGTTACATCCTACATTTGGGATGTGATTACTACTTACATTCGTTCTAAGAAGGTTCATTCTATTGAACAAGAGCAAGATGAATTTAAGACATCTAATGAGTTTCAGCGAGTTTATCAGAAGCGTCATGATTTGAACAAAAAAGCTCAAAAACGTTGGCGCAAGCAAGTGATGGATGGAAAGACAGATAAGCTTTTGTTGGGAATTAATCAACGTGGCAAGCCTTTTCATATGGACTTTAAAGAGGTCAATCAACACATGTTTGTTCCAGCAACTACAGGTGGAGGTAAAACCGTATTACTTCTTAACTACATTGAGTATGCGTTGATGAAAAATTATCCGGTCGTTTTTATTGATGGCAAGGGGTCAGCTGAAAGTATTGATGATGTTCGCAAAATTAGTGAGAAATATGGAAAAGAAATAAGAGTGTTTAGTGATGTTGATTCACTAACGTATAATCCTATTCGACATGGAAATGCCACTGTTATTACAGATAAGCTACAAGCATTAGTGGAAACCGAAAGTCAGTATTATGTGAAGGTGAATGAAGTTCTAGTTCAAACGTTGATTCAATTTATTGATGCTTATGATTTCACTCGTGATTTGTGGACGTTTGAGAAATATTTAAATCCGAAGAAGATCAAAGAGGTTTTAAATGGTGATCTGATGGAGGTTGAAGAATCGTACGAAGAAACGGAAGAAAAGAAACAAAAGCCTAATTATTCCAGCTTTCTTGATGAAGAACCAGAAGAAGAAACGGAAAGCGAAACGATTATAGTAACTAAAAAGCGAAAGAAGAAAGTCAGAAGTGATCGAGCCGATCGTTTCTATAAACGTTTTTTTGAGGACTGGGAAGCCACAGATGAAGGTGAGCTTTATTTATTTGAAAATGCTTCTGTTGTTCGATTAGCCATAACTGCCTTATTAGAAAAAGAGCTCGGCCAGTTATTTAGAGAAAAAGAAAATGGTTTGGATTTGTTGGAAGTCAGTGCAAATAAGGATGTTCTGTTTATCAGCTTTGATGGTTCCATTTACGATAAGTACATTAAAACAATTGCTCGTTTTATCATTTACGATCTGAATTTTCTCGTTTCTTACCGAAACCGCCAAAAGATGAAAGAAGAACCGATTTTAGCGGTTTACGATGAGTTTTCGGTTTATGCGAATGACAAAATTGTCGATACCGTCAATAAATCAAGGTCCGCAGGCTTCCATTGTATTATTGCTACCCAGACGATCGCTGATTTAAGAAAAGTCGATCAGCATCTTCCCGACCAAGTGATTGGAAATACGAACACTTACGCTATAGGGCAAACGAACAATGACGATGAACATGAAACGTGGGCAAATAAAATTGGAACGTATAAAGACCCTGATATTACGACCGTTACCGAAAGACAAGAAGGACGCTTGAAACGTGTTGATCGTAAAGCTGACCAAGGGACTGTACGCCTTGTTCAAAAGTATAAAATTACTCCTGATGAAATTCGTAACTTACGAACAGGTGAGTTTGTAATTTTTCGTAAAGCTGCTAAAGATAAAATTGACCCCGAAGTTGTCTATGTACGTCATCCATTGATGGATTAA
- a CDS encoding conjugal transfer protein yields the protein MKKLSQMKANFKKHKKKRPHKNSTNREIRFSRTKVRKVLTITIFGVIFLSLFFNLIFFMKYQTIRNNVEASENKIDDQLQEVENRKEGFTDSVVFFGKNFLSAYYNVPESPEEREKRLDDLNTYYVNGFQTSDLNRLEEFKGSRSLIDARYMRTEYLGDNKANLIFEVRYEITEIETVEKEVTKKDGDKKKTEIVKEEKPTTIKETEQIAVPVITDGEGYAVTGKPSLVHHRYTSDITLENPSLKGDDLTSAEKEQLKSFLTDFFTSYGVSDEKLPFMADVERGLNGHIFNDLVLQEVVQKENGNYQIIVDVSYQNEETSFKSVYTYYLVGTKENDKYFIESMKLGGF from the coding sequence ATGAAGAAACTTTCCCAAATGAAAGCAAATTTCAAGAAGCACAAGAAAAAAAGGCCACATAAAAATTCTACAAATCGTGAAATACGCTTTTCTAGAACGAAGGTTAGAAAAGTTTTAACCATTACGATTTTTGGGGTTATCTTTTTATCCTTGTTCTTTAATCTTATTTTCTTCATGAAGTATCAGACGATCAGAAATAACGTAGAAGCTTCTGAAAATAAAATTGATGATCAATTACAGGAGGTTGAGAATCGAAAAGAAGGTTTTACGGATTCCGTTGTTTTCTTTGGAAAAAATTTTTTAAGTGCCTATTATAACGTTCCAGAAAGTCCAGAAGAACGGGAGAAACGCTTAGATGATCTTAACACTTATTACGTTAATGGATTTCAAACGTCTGATTTAAATCGCTTAGAGGAGTTCAAAGGTAGTCGATCTCTCATTGATGCACGTTATATGAGAACGGAATACCTTGGCGATAATAAAGCGAATCTCATTTTTGAAGTCCGTTATGAAATTACAGAAATTGAAACGGTAGAGAAAGAGGTCACGAAAAAAGATGGAGATAAAAAGAAAACGGAAATTGTCAAAGAGGAAAAGCCGACTACCATTAAAGAAACAGAGCAAATTGCTGTTCCAGTTATAACCGATGGTGAAGGTTACGCCGTGACAGGCAAACCCAGCTTAGTTCATCATCGTTACACAAGTGACATTACCTTGGAAAATCCATCATTAAAAGGGGACGATCTTACCTCTGCCGAGAAAGAACAGCTTAAGTCATTCTTAACTGATTTCTTTACCAGCTATGGTGTAAGTGATGAAAAATTACCATTTATGGCTGATGTAGAGCGAGGATTGAATGGTCATATTTTTAATGATTTAGTTCTGCAGGAAGTCGTTCAAAAGGAAAATGGCAACTATCAAATCATTGTTGATGTTAGTTATCAAAATGAAGAAACTTCTTTTAAGAGTGTGTACACCTACTATCTCGTAGGGACAAAAGAAAATGACAAATACTTTATTGAATCTATGAAATTGGGAGGGTTTTAA
- a CDS encoding TcpE family conjugal transfer membrane protein: MKGENFTNEYKYPIKIYRIGQSIEFANGLELRKLVFSIILAGGMLGVFLVVGFTSESNVIQFILQNWLIMVTLIPALITFIVFNLKYDGKGVIPFIKDRYRFYKARNKAIEHFIEVPTSQMHKEMKFESFVVKDKGGGQHE, translated from the coding sequence ATGAAAGGTGAAAATTTTACGAACGAATATAAATATCCGATTAAAATTTATCGCATCGGTCAATCGATTGAATTTGCGAATGGGTTAGAGCTGCGGAAACTTGTGTTTTCCATCATTCTAGCCGGTGGAATGTTAGGCGTATTTCTCGTTGTTGGTTTTACAAGTGAAAGTAACGTGATTCAATTTATCTTGCAGAACTGGTTAATCATGGTAACCCTCATTCCGGCTTTGATTACGTTTATCGTTTTCAATCTAAAATATGACGGGAAGGGGGTTATCCCTTTTATCAAAGACCGTTACAGATTCTATAAGGCTCGCAATAAAGCGATTGAGCATTTCATTGAAGTACCGACTTCACAAATGCACAAAGAAATGAAATTTGAATCATTCGTTGTTAAAGATAAGGGAGGAGGTCAACATGAGTAA